GACAAGAGGCGCGGCCGGCGGGTGTGGACGGTCCTCGGTCTGCTCCTCGCCCTCGTCGTGGCCGTCGTGGCGCTGAAGCCGTCGCTGCTGCCGGGCGACCCCTTCGGCAGCGGGACCTCCGACTCCGGGGCACCGCTCCCCGAGGAGACCGCGGCCCCCACCGCCCCACCTTCCGCCGCGGCCCCCGCGACACCCACCCTGGACGATCCGTTCGCCGGCTCCCCGGCCAAGCGCTGGGCCGACGGCAAGGCCGGCATCCTCGCACCGAAGGCGGAAGCGGTCGGCGGACGGTCGAAGGCGGAGGTCGCCCAGGCCCTTCGGCTGACCAGGGAACTGCTGATCTCCTCGAACCTCGACCCGGCGACACTGCGCGGCGAACGCCCCGAGGCGGCGCTGAACATATTGGACCCGAAGCAGAAGGACGTCCTCTCGGGGCTGAGGACCGCCCTGAGCGAGCCGGACGAGAAGCACGACCCGCTGTCGATGTTCACCCGCTTCGACCCGGACGAGGTCCGGCCGGTCGGCGACATCGTGAAGGTGCGCGGCCGGATGACGTTCGAGGCGGGCGAGGGCGCCGCCGTCGCCGTCCACGCCGACTACACCTTCGTCTACCCGGTGGTCCGCGCCGACGGCTCGACCGAGGTGACCCGCATCATCGTCCGCCGCGTCCTCGACCTCGAACTCTCCGACCCGGCCAGGTACGACATCACCCCCGGCAAGCTCACCGTCCTGCGGCACGACCGGGACGCCGGCAACTCGGCCTGCGGCGCCCACGACGGCTGGTTCCACCCGCAGTTCCCCTCGGACGCCCCGACGAGCGCGCCCCCCTCGGGCCCGACGTCGGACCCGTACGACCGCAGCGAGGACATCCGTGAGGGGCAGGACTGCGGGACCGTCTCCCGCGTCTGACGCACGGCGCTCCGAGATGGGCAGGGCCGGGGCGCGGCGAAGGGCCCCGCGGGACGGAGCCGCGGGGCCCTTCTTTCGTCAGCACCGGCGTCAGGGCAGCACCGGTGCCTGGGAGCGGCGCCGGGGGGTTGCGCCGCTTGCCTCGCGTGCCCGGGTCGGCGCCCCGGCGCAGTCGGGGCGCACGGTTGGTCTCGACCTCTGGCAGTGCGGGAGGACAAAGGCGATGTGGTTGTCTGCGAGGGGACTTGGGCTTTGTAGGCATCGTGCTGGAAGGACCCGGACACCGCAACCGTTCGGCCCGGGCTTGTACGTGTTCCCGTACTTTGCCTGTACTCGTCTGTGCACTTTTCCGTCGGCCGGCCCCGGGCGTCCCCGGAGCCGGCCGTTCTTGGGTGACCGGGCTGCTGTCCCCTGCCGTCCGGTCACTTACCTGGGACGAGGTCCCACGACGTACGGCACGATCCGTACGTCTCATCGCCCCAGCGAGCCACGCGTGGTTTTTTCGGGCCCGCCCCTGGCTGGCGCGGACACCCCACCAACGAAGCGGTCCGCGTCCCGGTCACGCGCCGTACGGGTGAGGCGGGGCCCGAACTCAGATGCGACCGCGGCACAGTTCGAGAAGGGTCATCGCGAGGGAGGTGCCCGGCCTGCCCAGCGCCTCGCTGTAGTGGGTGAGGACCTCCATCTCGCGGGAGAGGTTCACGCGCCGGCCGCCGGAGGTGATCCGCGCCTCCTGGATGACGGCGGACACGGCCATCCGTTCCTGGATCAGACCGATGATCCGGTCGTCGAGCGCGTCGATGCGCTCACGGGCGCCGGTGATCACGTCCGCGGCCTCGGAGGTACGGGCGCCGGTCACGTCGATGGCGGTCATAGGGGGCTCCTCGTCTGGAAGGGGTCGAGGTGCCCCGGAGCGGCAGGGTCCGCGGGAAACGACAGGCGCCCCGGACCTTGTCGGCCCGGGGCGCCTGGGAAGTCGCTTGTCAGTAGCTCAAGCAGCACGACCATGGCAGCCGGCGGGCCGGGTGCCATAGGTAAAGAGGAAGGTCGGGTGCGTGAGCATGGGAGCAGTATGCCGCGCCCCGCGGGGGCGTCCAACCCGGTTCGCATCGTGAGACAGGGCTTGCCCCGGGACCGGCCCCGCCGCGCCCGGTAGACTCGGCCCCACACACACCTCGCTCACGCCGGAAGGCAACCCGTGTCATCAGCGACCCCCGCCGCCGCCCCCGACACCGTCCTGGTCGTCGACTTCGGCGCGCAGTACGCCCAGCTCATCGCCCGCCGTGTCCGCGAGGCCCGGGTCTACAGCGAGATCGTGCCGAGCACCATGCCGGTCGCGGAGATGCTCGCCAAGAACCCGGCGGCGATCATCCTCTCCGGCGGCCCCTCCTCGGTCTACGCGGAGGGCGCCCCGCGCCTGGACCGCGAGCTCTTCGAGGCCGGCGTCCCCGTCTTCGGCATGTGCTACGGCTTCCAGCTGATGGCCACCACCCTCGGCGGCACCGTCGACAACACCGGCGCCCGTGAGTACGGCCGTACGCCGCTCCACGTGTCGCGGTCCGGCTCGACGCTCTTCGAGGGCACCCCCGACGAGCAGTCCGTCTGGATGTCCCACGGCGACGCCTGCTCCGCCGCCCCCGAGGGCTTCTCCGTCACGGCCGCCACGGACGTCGTCCCGGTCGCCGCCTTCGAGAACGACGAGAAGAAGCTCTACGGCGTCCAGTACCACCCCGAGGTCATGCACTCCACGCACGGCCAGCAGGTGCTGGAGCACTTCCTGTACCGGGGCGCGGGCCTGACCCCGTCCTGGACCACGGGCAATGTGATCGAGGAGCAGGTCACGGCGATCCGTGAGCAGGTCGGCGACAAGCGCGCCATCTGCGGTCTGTCCGGCGGTGTCGACTCCGCGGTGGCCGCGGCCCTCGTCGCACGCGCCATCGGCGACCAGCTGACCTGCGTGTACGTGGACCACGGTCTGATGCGCAAGGGCGAGACCGAGCAGGTCGAGAAGGACTTCGTGGCCGCGACCGGCGTCAAGCTGGTCGTCGTCGACGCGGAGGAGCGCTTCCTGACCGCGCTCAAGGGCGTCTCGGACCCCGAGGAGAAGCGGAAGATCATCGGCCGGGAGTTCATCCGGGTCTTCGAGCAGGCGCAGGCCGAGATCATCGCGGACGAGGGCCCGGCGGTGGAGTTCCTCGTCCAGGGCACCCTCTACCCCGACGTGGTCGAGTCCGGTGGCGGTACCGGCACCGCCAACATCAAGTCCCACCACAACGTCGGCGGCCTGCCCGAGGACCTCGAGTTCCAGCTGATCGAGCCGCTGCGCAAGCTGTTCAAGGACGAGGTCCGGATGGTCGGCCAGGAGCTGGGCCTGCCGGAGGAGATCGTCCAGCGCCAGCCGTTCCCCGGCCCGGGCCTCGGCATCCGGATCGTCGGTGAGGTCACCAAGGAGCGGCTCGACCTGCTCCGCGACGCGGACGCCATCGCCCGCGAGGAGCTGACCGCGGCCGGCCTCGACCGGGACATCTGGCAGTGCCCGGTGGTGCTGCTCGCGGACGTCCGCAGCGTCGGCGTCCAGGGCGACGGCCGCACCTACGGCCACCCGATCGTGCTGCGCCCGGTGTCCTCCGAGGACGCCATGACCGCCGACTGGTCGCGGCTGCCGTACGAGGTGCTGGCGAAGATCTCGACGCGGATCACGAACGAGGTGGCCGACGTCAACCGCGTGGTTCTCGACGTGACGTCGAAGCCGCCGGGCACCATCGAGTGGGAGTAGGCCCTAGGTGCGCCTGATCGTGCGCACCGGCTCACCGGGCTTCCAGACCTGGACGACCAGGTACTTGTCGTCCTCGACGTAGGTCCGCACGACCTCCGTCAGCTCGGTGCGGAAGAGGTGGAACGGCTCCGGCGGTTCCACCTCTTCGCCGTATCCGGCCTTCGTCCCGGCGTCGACCACCTCGATCGCCCGCCCGCCGATCCGGACGTCCCCGCCGCCCAGGCTCTGTCCCTCACCGGGGTTCGCCTGGAGCGCGAAACGGGCGTCGCGGAGCAGGTCGAGCGCCTTGAGCGAGTCCGGCATCATGCCGAGCCAGAGCTCGCCGTTCAGGAAACGGACCTCCAGGCCGCTGGTGCGCGGGGAGCCGTCCTTGCGGAGCGTCGCGAGGGTGTGGTGGGTGAAGGCGCCGAAGCGTTCCTCGACGCGCTGGGCGAAGTCGGGTTCGGCGGTGGTGAAAGCCGCCCAGTTTGCTGTCATACGGCGAGTCTGGCGCTCATACCCGACATCTGCTGTCCGTATTGCGCGAAGTGGCGTCACCGGATCGATCGCGCACGTCATCTTTTCATAACGGCTCTGTTCTCCTGCACTGACCGGCGGTAACTTCCGCCCCGTAAAGCAACCCCAGTGCTGGAGGACAGATGCACGGGACGTATGGGCCCAACCCGCCACCACCCCTGCCCACGGACAGCCTCCAGTTCGCGATGCCGCCGATGCACGACGCGGTCGAGGACGAGCGCCTCCACCGCAAGGAACGGCTCGCGGGGGCGCTGCGGATCTTCGGGAGGATGGGCTTCGAGGACGGGGTGTCCGGGCACATCACCGCGCGCGACCCGGAGTTCACCGACTGCTTCTGGGTCAACCCCTTCGGGATGCCCTTCCGGCATGTGACGGTGAGCGATCTGGTCCTCGCCAACTCCGAGGGGCAGGTCATCGAGGGCCGCTACCACGTCAACCAGGCCGCGTTCACCGTCCACGCCCAGGTCCACGCCGCCCGACCCGACGTCGTCGCGGTCGCCCACTGCCACTCCGTGCACGGCCGCGCGCTGGCCGCCCTGGGGGAGCTCCTGGACCCGATCACCCAGGAGAGCTGCGCGTTCTACGAGGACCACGCCGTCTACGACGCCTACTCGGGTGTCGCCGTCGACGCCGCCGAGGGCCGGCGGATCGCCGCCGCGCTCGACTGCCGCAAGGGCCTGGTGCTGCGCAACCACGGCCTGCTGACCGTGGGGGACTCGGTGGACGCGGCGGCCTGGTGGTTCCTGTCCATGGAGCGGTCCTCGCAGGTCCAGCTGACGGCCAGGGCGGCCGGCCGCCCGGTCCTCATCGAGCACAAGGCGGCGGTGGCGACGCGGGAGCAACTGGGCGGGGACCTGGTGGCGTGGATCAACTACCAGCCGTTGTGGCAGGACATCAGCCGCAGCGAGCCGGATCTGCTGAGCTGAGCCCCCATGCCGACGGGGGCTCAGAAGCCCCGGAGCACGGCCGCCTTGGTCATCGCGAACTCCTCGTCCGTGAGGACCCCGTCGCGGTGCAGCTCGCCCAGCTCCCGGAGCCTGCGCAGGAGGACGTCGTGATGGTCGGCCTGGGGCGGGACGGCCGCCGGGAGCCGGGCGGGGCGGCCCTCCGCCAGGTCGTTGCCGGTGCGGGTGGAGGGGTGCGGGAGACGGGCGGTGACCGCGGTGGCGACCAGGGCCGTGAGCAGGTCGCGGCGGGCGCTGCCCCACAGGTCGAGGGCGTACGGGTCCTTCTCCGGCGGCAGCTTCGAGAACGCCGTCTCACGGGTCACGAATCGCAGGAAGCCGTCCTCGTACCCGGAGTTGGGCAGCCACTCGACCCCCACGACGTCGTCGATGGCGATGATCCGCGGCCCGGTCGCGCGTTTGACCCGGTCGGAGGTGTCCGACCAGTCGATACGGACCTGGAGACCGTCGAAGGAGACCGTGCCGTCGGAGGAGCGCACCGAGACCGGGACCGGCGG
Above is a window of Streptomyces sp. NBC_00490 DNA encoding:
- a CDS encoding chorismate mutase, with the protein product MTAIDVTGARTSEAADVITGARERIDALDDRIIGLIQERMAVSAVIQEARITSGGRRVNLSREMEVLTHYSEALGRPGTSLAMTLLELCRGRI
- the guaA gene encoding glutamine-hydrolyzing GMP synthase is translated as MSSATPAAAPDTVLVVDFGAQYAQLIARRVREARVYSEIVPSTMPVAEMLAKNPAAIILSGGPSSVYAEGAPRLDRELFEAGVPVFGMCYGFQLMATTLGGTVDNTGAREYGRTPLHVSRSGSTLFEGTPDEQSVWMSHGDACSAAPEGFSVTAATDVVPVAAFENDEKKLYGVQYHPEVMHSTHGQQVLEHFLYRGAGLTPSWTTGNVIEEQVTAIREQVGDKRAICGLSGGVDSAVAAALVARAIGDQLTCVYVDHGLMRKGETEQVEKDFVAATGVKLVVVDAEERFLTALKGVSDPEEKRKIIGREFIRVFEQAQAEIIADEGPAVEFLVQGTLYPDVVESGGGTGTANIKSHHNVGGLPEDLEFQLIEPLRKLFKDEVRMVGQELGLPEEIVQRQPFPGPGLGIRIVGEVTKERLDLLRDADAIAREELTAAGLDRDIWQCPVVLLADVRSVGVQGDGRTYGHPIVLRPVSSEDAMTADWSRLPYEVLAKISTRITNEVADVNRVVLDVTSKPPGTIEWE
- a CDS encoding pyridoxamine 5'-phosphate oxidase family protein, with translation MTANWAAFTTAEPDFAQRVEERFGAFTHHTLATLRKDGSPRTSGLEVRFLNGELWLGMMPDSLKALDLLRDARFALQANPGEGQSLGGGDVRIGGRAIEVVDAGTKAGYGEEVEPPEPFHLFRTELTEVVRTYVEDDKYLVVQVWKPGEPVRTIRRT
- a CDS encoding class II aldolase/adducin family protein — protein: MHGTYGPNPPPPLPTDSLQFAMPPMHDAVEDERLHRKERLAGALRIFGRMGFEDGVSGHITARDPEFTDCFWVNPFGMPFRHVTVSDLVLANSEGQVIEGRYHVNQAAFTVHAQVHAARPDVVAVAHCHSVHGRALAALGELLDPITQESCAFYEDHAVYDAYSGVAVDAAEGRRIAAALDCRKGLVLRNHGLLTVGDSVDAAAWWFLSMERSSQVQLTARAAGRPVLIEHKAAVATREQLGGDLVAWINYQPLWQDISRSEPDLLS
- a CDS encoding DUF4429 domain-containing protein; this encodes MAEIIQRDGTWAFDGTTVRITPGLHRSVPLFRQTYGEIAVPLEAVSGVVYEPERKRGRLRMRLREGADPLLHATGGRLPDPADPYRLLVDIDRSGVAEYMAEEIRRALLLDQVPKEPTKTYLLAGPPVPVSVRSSDGTVSFDGLQVRIDWSDTSDRVKRATGPRIIAIDDVVGVEWLPNSGYEDGFLRFVTRETAFSKLPPEKDPYALDLWGSARRDLLTALVATAVTARLPHPSTRTGNDLAEGRPARLPAAVPPQADHHDVLLRRLRELGELHRDGVLTDEEFAMTKAAVLRGF